From Taeniopygia guttata chromosome 21, bTaeGut7.mat, whole genome shotgun sequence, one genomic window encodes:
- the C21H1orf50 gene encoding uncharacterized protein C1orf50 homolog codes for MAEGGAKPGDEGRGPGPGPGLALVEGSAGRAGRVGEPGDLVALAQQVQQANDFIRANACSKLTVIAEQIRHLQEQARKVLDEANRDADLNHVACNLVKKPGNVYYMYRRESGQRYFSILSPKEWGTTPHEFLGAYKLQHDMSWTPFEDIERRDAEITVLEKLLSQPAALPLCMEPNFQGVTK; via the exons ATGGCGGAGGGCGGCGCGAAGCCTGGGGACGAgggccgcggccccggccccgggcccggGCTGGCCCTGGTCGAGGGCAGCGCCGGCCGCGCAGGCCGCGTCGGGGAGCCCGGGGACCTAGTGGCCCTGGCCCAGCAGGTGCAGCAG gCCAATGACTTTATCCGAGCAAATGCCTGCAGCAAACTGACAGTCATTGCTGAGCAGATCCggcacctgcaggagcaggcGCGGAAG GTCTTGGATGAAGCTAACAGGGATGCTGATCTGAACCACGTGGCCTGCAACCTTGTGAAGAAGCCAGGAAATGTTTACTACATGTACAGGCGGGAGAGTGGGCAGCGGTATTTCTCCATCCTGTCTCCTAAG GAATGGGGTACCACTCCCCATGAATTTCTTGGTGCCTATAAGCTCCAGCATGACATGTCCTGGACTCCGTTTGAGGACATAGAGAGACGAGATGCTGAAATAACTgtcctggagaagctgctgagCCAGCCGGCAGCACTACCCCTGTGCATGGAGCCCAACTTCCAGGGCGTGACCAAGTGA
- the P3H1 gene encoding prolyl 3-hydroxylase 1 isoform X2: MAVTPLLLLLLLLPALLMVLLARAATPPEPVPVPTLAPGDPPLPAQSPDALFAAGAEAYARGDWPTVVLQMERALRARAAVRSRLVQCRLRCANATAGPVEGTESQTDPVFRDLWFFRALLRRAACLRGCGPAAPSRYRLGEELDREFGRRSPYNYLQVAYFKMNRPAQAAAAAHTFFVANPGHQEMRQNLEYYQAMVGVHEDDFTDLEAKPHLSEFQLGIRFYTEEQPAAAILHLEKALEEYFVADTECRALCEGPYDYEGYNYLEYNADLFQAITDHSMQVLSCKQGCVTELASQPGQEKPLENFLPSHFNYLQFAYYNNGNYEKAIECARTYLLFFPHDEVMNQNLAYYTTVLGENLARHIQPREEIQVYYQQSLMEKELLFFSYDVFGIPFVDPDTWTPEEVIPKRLREKQKVERETAARISEEIGSLMKEIETLVEEKAKESADMSKFIREGGPLVYKGASVTMNSKALNGSQRVMVDGVLSAEECQELQRLTNLGQEGKVPLRSAYLYYNVTEKVRHMIESYFRLEVPLHFSYSHLVCRTAIDEKQEGRSDNSHEVHVDNCILNAEALLCVKEPPAYTFRDYSAILYLNGDFEGGAFYFTELDAKTETAEVQPQCGRAVGFSSGSENPHGVKAVTKGQRCAIALWFTLDPRHSERERVQADDLVKMLFGMEEGDLEPEPEKESPAAIVVGKDEL; encoded by the exons ATGGCGGTGACGCCGCTGCTTcttctgctgttgctgctgccgGCGTTGCTGATGGTACTGCTGGCGCGGGCGGCCACGCCACCGGAACCGGTCCCGGTACCGACCCTAGCACCGGGCGACCCGCCGTTGCCCGCCCAGTCCCCGGACGCGCTGTTCGCCGCCGGTGCTGAGGCGTACGCGCGGGGAGACTGGCCCACTGTAGTGCTGCAGATGGAGAGGGCGCTGCGGGCGCGGGCAGCCGTGCGCTCCCGCCTGGTGCAGTGCCGCCTGCGATGCGCCAACGCCACAGCGGGGCCGGTGGAGGGGACCGAGTCCCAAACCGACCCGGTGTTCCGGGACTTGTGGTTCTTCCGAGCGCTTCTTCGCCGCGCCGCCTGCCTGCGGGGCTGCGGACCCGCTGCGCCTTCTCGGTACCGCCTGGGCGAGGAGCTGGACCGGGAGTTCGGCCGGCGCAGCCCCTACAACTACCTCCAGGTCGCCTATTTCAAG ATGAACCGGCCAGCGCAGGCAGCGGCGGCTGCTCACACCTTCTTCGTGGCCAACCCTGGGCACCAGGAGATGAGGCAGAACCTGGAGTACTACCAGGCCATGGTGGGAGTCCACGAGGATGACTTCACTGACCTGGAGGCCAAACCCCACCTG AGCGAGTTTCAGCTGGGCATCCGGTTTTACACGGAGGAGCAGCCAGCTGCTGCCATCctgcacctggagaaggcactgGAGGAGTATTTTGTGGCAGACACTGAGTGCCGCGCTCTCTGCGAGGGACCATATGACTACGAGGGCTACAACTACCTTGAGTACAATGCAGACCTTTTCCAGGCCATTACAG ATCACTCCATGCAAGTGCTAAGCTGCAAGCAGGGCTGCGTCACAGAGCTGGCCTCACAGCCCGGCCAGGAGAAGCCTCTAGAGAATTTCCTGCCCTCGCACTTCAACTACCTGCAGTTTGCCTACTACAACA ATGGGAATTATGAAAAAGCCATTGAATGTGCCAGAACCTATTTGCTCTTCTTCCCACATGACGAGGTGATGAACCAAAATTTGGCCTATTACACCACTGTCCTGGGGGAAAACCTAGCCAGACATATCCAACCGCGAGAG GAGATCCAGGTATATTACCAGCAGAGTCTAatggagaaggagctgctctTCTTCAGCTATGATGTCTTTGGCATCCCTTTTGTGGACCCG GACACATGGACACCTGAAGAGGTGATACCAAAAAGACTGCGAGAGAAACAGAA GGTGGAGCGGGAGACAGCAGCACGCATCTCTGAGGAAATCGGCAGCCTCATGAAGGAGATTGAGACACTGGTGGAGGAGAAGGCCAAAGAGTCTGCCGACATGAGCAAGTTCATCCGAGAAG GTGGCCCTTTGGTGTACAAAGGAGCCAGTGTCACCATGAACTCCAAGGCCCTGAATGGCTCCCAGCGTGTCATGGTGGATGGAGTCCTTTCTGCTGAAGAGTGCCAAGAGCTGCAGAGACTCACTAAT CTGGGCCAGGAGGGCAAGGTGCCCCTGCGCAGTGCCTACTTGTACTACAACGTGACAGAGAAGGTGCGGCACATGATTGAGTCCTACTTCCGCTTGGAGGTTCCACTCCACTTCTCCTACTCCCATCTAGTGTGTCGCACAGCCATTGATG AGAAGCAAGAAGGCCGGAGTGACAACAGCCACGAGGTGCATGTGGACAACTGCATTCTCAATGCAGAGGCACTGTTGTGCGTGAAGGAACCCCCAGCCTACACTTTCCGGGATTACAG TGCAATCCTCTACCTCAATGGGGACTTTGAAGGAGGTGCTTTCTACTTCACCGAGCTGGATGCCAAGACTGAGACC GCAGAGGTCCAGCCGCAGTGTGGCCGTGCTGTGGGCTTCTCCTCTGGCTCAGAGAACCCCCATGGGGTGAAAGCTGTGACCAAGGGTCAGCGCTGCGCTATTGCCCTCTGGTTCACCCTGGACCCTCGGCACAGTGAGCGG GAGCGTGTGCAGGCAGATGACCTGGTGAAAATGCTTTTCGGCATGGAAGAGGGGGATTTGGAGCCAGAGCCAGAGAAGGAATCACCAGCTGCCATTGTGGTGGGGAAGGATGAGCTGTGA
- the P3H1 gene encoding prolyl 3-hydroxylase 1 isoform X1, with translation MAVTPLLLLLLLLPALLMVLLARAATPPEPVPVPTLAPGDPPLPAQSPDALFAAGAEAYARGDWPTVVLQMERALRARAAVRSRLVQCRLRCANATAGPVEGTESQTDPVFRDLWFFRALLRRAACLRGCGPAAPSRYRLGEELDREFGRRSPYNYLQVAYFKMNRPAQAAAAAHTFFVANPGHQEMRQNLEYYQAMVGVHEDDFTDLEAKPHLSEFQLGIRFYTEEQPAAAILHLEKALEEYFVADTECRALCEGPYDYEGYNYLEYNADLFQAITDHSMQVLSCKQGCVTELASQPGQEKPLENFLPSHFNYLQFAYYNNGNYEKAIECARTYLLFFPHDEVMNQNLAYYTTVLGENLARHIQPREEIQVYYQQSLMEKELLFFSYDVFGIPFVDPDTWTPEEVIPKRLREKQKVERETAARISEEIGSLMKEIETLVEEKAKESADMSKFIREGGPLVYKGASVTMNSKALNGSQRVMVDGVLSAEECQELQRLTNAAALAGDGYRGKTSPHTPSETFYGVTVLKALKLGQEGKVPLRSAYLYYNVTEKVRHMIESYFRLEVPLHFSYSHLVCRTAIDEKQEGRSDNSHEVHVDNCILNAEALLCVKEPPAYTFRDYSAILYLNGDFEGGAFYFTELDAKTETAEVQPQCGRAVGFSSGSENPHGVKAVTKGQRCAIALWFTLDPRHSERERVQADDLVKMLFGMEEGDLEPEPEKESPAAIVVGKDEL, from the exons ATGGCGGTGACGCCGCTGCTTcttctgctgttgctgctgccgGCGTTGCTGATGGTACTGCTGGCGCGGGCGGCCACGCCACCGGAACCGGTCCCGGTACCGACCCTAGCACCGGGCGACCCGCCGTTGCCCGCCCAGTCCCCGGACGCGCTGTTCGCCGCCGGTGCTGAGGCGTACGCGCGGGGAGACTGGCCCACTGTAGTGCTGCAGATGGAGAGGGCGCTGCGGGCGCGGGCAGCCGTGCGCTCCCGCCTGGTGCAGTGCCGCCTGCGATGCGCCAACGCCACAGCGGGGCCGGTGGAGGGGACCGAGTCCCAAACCGACCCGGTGTTCCGGGACTTGTGGTTCTTCCGAGCGCTTCTTCGCCGCGCCGCCTGCCTGCGGGGCTGCGGACCCGCTGCGCCTTCTCGGTACCGCCTGGGCGAGGAGCTGGACCGGGAGTTCGGCCGGCGCAGCCCCTACAACTACCTCCAGGTCGCCTATTTCAAG ATGAACCGGCCAGCGCAGGCAGCGGCGGCTGCTCACACCTTCTTCGTGGCCAACCCTGGGCACCAGGAGATGAGGCAGAACCTGGAGTACTACCAGGCCATGGTGGGAGTCCACGAGGATGACTTCACTGACCTGGAGGCCAAACCCCACCTG AGCGAGTTTCAGCTGGGCATCCGGTTTTACACGGAGGAGCAGCCAGCTGCTGCCATCctgcacctggagaaggcactgGAGGAGTATTTTGTGGCAGACACTGAGTGCCGCGCTCTCTGCGAGGGACCATATGACTACGAGGGCTACAACTACCTTGAGTACAATGCAGACCTTTTCCAGGCCATTACAG ATCACTCCATGCAAGTGCTAAGCTGCAAGCAGGGCTGCGTCACAGAGCTGGCCTCACAGCCCGGCCAGGAGAAGCCTCTAGAGAATTTCCTGCCCTCGCACTTCAACTACCTGCAGTTTGCCTACTACAACA ATGGGAATTATGAAAAAGCCATTGAATGTGCCAGAACCTATTTGCTCTTCTTCCCACATGACGAGGTGATGAACCAAAATTTGGCCTATTACACCACTGTCCTGGGGGAAAACCTAGCCAGACATATCCAACCGCGAGAG GAGATCCAGGTATATTACCAGCAGAGTCTAatggagaaggagctgctctTCTTCAGCTATGATGTCTTTGGCATCCCTTTTGTGGACCCG GACACATGGACACCTGAAGAGGTGATACCAAAAAGACTGCGAGAGAAACAGAA GGTGGAGCGGGAGACAGCAGCACGCATCTCTGAGGAAATCGGCAGCCTCATGAAGGAGATTGAGACACTGGTGGAGGAGAAGGCCAAAGAGTCTGCCGACATGAGCAAGTTCATCCGAGAAG GTGGCCCTTTGGTGTACAAAGGAGCCAGTGTCACCATGAACTCCAAGGCCCTGAATGGCTCCCAGCGTGTCATGGTGGATGGAGTCCTTTCTGCTGAAGAGTGCCAAGAGCTGCAGAGACTCACTAAT GCGGCTGCCTTGGCTGGAGATGGCTATCGGGGGAAGACCTCTCCTCACACTCCCAGCGAGACCTTCTATGGCGTCACTGTCCTCAAGGCCCTCAAG CTGGGCCAGGAGGGCAAGGTGCCCCTGCGCAGTGCCTACTTGTACTACAACGTGACAGAGAAGGTGCGGCACATGATTGAGTCCTACTTCCGCTTGGAGGTTCCACTCCACTTCTCCTACTCCCATCTAGTGTGTCGCACAGCCATTGATG AGAAGCAAGAAGGCCGGAGTGACAACAGCCACGAGGTGCATGTGGACAACTGCATTCTCAATGCAGAGGCACTGTTGTGCGTGAAGGAACCCCCAGCCTACACTTTCCGGGATTACAG TGCAATCCTCTACCTCAATGGGGACTTTGAAGGAGGTGCTTTCTACTTCACCGAGCTGGATGCCAAGACTGAGACC GCAGAGGTCCAGCCGCAGTGTGGCCGTGCTGTGGGCTTCTCCTCTGGCTCAGAGAACCCCCATGGGGTGAAAGCTGTGACCAAGGGTCAGCGCTGCGCTATTGCCCTCTGGTTCACCCTGGACCCTCGGCACAGTGAGCGG GAGCGTGTGCAGGCAGATGACCTGGTGAAAATGCTTTTCGGCATGGAAGAGGGGGATTTGGAGCCAGAGCCAGAGAAGGAATCACCAGCTGCCATTGTGGTGGGGAAGGATGAGCTGTGA
- the LOC100218403 gene encoding claudin-19 isoform X2, with the protein MGGGDGRWRCAGRAQPRWAGAAAMGGRSGDGRAGAAAMGGRAAAMGGGRQLAGYLAALAGWGAALAAAVLPHWRQSSYAGDAIITAVGLHEGLWMNCAAQSTGQVQCRLHDSLLSLEVHFQTSRALMVISLLLGFFGIIVSVMGMKCTKVGEEDPVTKSRIAVAGGVLFILSGTNLALLSSWAGGLPASPCWGDPSCAAPALPRSAEDSSTISSHSPLQPGSMSEP; encoded by the exons ATGGGCGGTGGCGATGGGCGGTGGCGATGTGCGGGGCGGGCGCAGCCGCGATGGGCGGGCGCAGCGGCGATGGGCGGGCGCAGCGGCGATGGGCGGGCGGGCGCAGCGGCGAtgggcgggcgggcggcggcgatGGGCGGCGGGCGGCAGCTGGCCGGGTACCTGGCGGCGCTGGCCGGCTGGGGGGCGGCTCTGGCGGCCGCCGTGCTGCCGCACTGGCGGCAGAGCTCGTACGCCGGGGACGCCATCATCACGGCCGTGGGGCTCCACGAAGGGCTGTGGATGAATTGCGCCGCGCAGAGCACCGGGCAGGTGCAGTGTCGCCTGCACGACTCGCTGCTCTCCCTCGAAG TTCACTTCCAGACATCCCGGGCTCTCATGGTCATTTCTCTCCTCCTGGGCTTCTTTGGCATCATCGTGAGCGTGATGGGCATGAAATGCACTAAAGTTGGGGAGGAGGATCCTGTCACCAAAAGCCGCATAGCTGTTGCTGGAGGTGTTCTCTTCATTCTCTCTG GTACGAATTTGGCTCTGCTCTCTTCGTGGGCTGGGGGGCTGCCAGCCTCTCCATGTTGGGGGGatccctcctgtgctgctcctgccctgccaagGAGTGCCGAGGACAGCAGTACCATCAGCAGTCACAGCCCTCTGCAGCCCGGGAGTATGTCTGAGCCCTAA
- the LOC100218403 gene encoding claudin-19 isoform X1, which produces MGGGDGRWRCAGRAQPRWAGAAAMGGRSGDGRAGAAAMGGRAAAMGGGRQLAGYLAALAGWGAALAAAVLPHWRQSSYAGDAIITAVGLHEGLWMNCAAQSTGQVQCRLHDSLLSLEVHFQTSRALMVISLLLGFFGIIVSVMGMKCTKVGEEDPVTKSRIAVAGGVLFILSGLCTLAAVSLYATQVTYEFFRESTIPINARYEFGSALFVGWGAASLSMLGGSLLCCSCPAKECRGQQYHQQSQPSAAREYV; this is translated from the exons ATGGGCGGTGGCGATGGGCGGTGGCGATGTGCGGGGCGGGCGCAGCCGCGATGGGCGGGCGCAGCGGCGATGGGCGGGCGCAGCGGCGATGGGCGGGCGGGCGCAGCGGCGAtgggcgggcgggcggcggcgatGGGCGGCGGGCGGCAGCTGGCCGGGTACCTGGCGGCGCTGGCCGGCTGGGGGGCGGCTCTGGCGGCCGCCGTGCTGCCGCACTGGCGGCAGAGCTCGTACGCCGGGGACGCCATCATCACGGCCGTGGGGCTCCACGAAGGGCTGTGGATGAATTGCGCCGCGCAGAGCACCGGGCAGGTGCAGTGTCGCCTGCACGACTCGCTGCTCTCCCTCGAAG TTCACTTCCAGACATCCCGGGCTCTCATGGTCATTTCTCTCCTCCTGGGCTTCTTTGGCATCATCGTGAGCGTGATGGGCATGAAATGCACTAAAGTTGGGGAGGAGGATCCTGTCACCAAAAGCCGCATAGCTGTTGCTGGAGGTGTTCTCTTCATTCTCTCTG GTCTGTGCACACTGGCTGCCGTGTCATTGTATGCAACACAGGTGACCTATGAGTTCTTCAGAGAGAGCACCATCCCCATCAACGCTAG GTACGAATTTGGCTCTGCTCTCTTCGTGGGCTGGGGGGCTGCCAGCCTCTCCATGTTGGGGGGatccctcctgtgctgctcctgccctgccaagGAGTGCCGAGGACAGCAGTACCATCAGCAGTCACAGCCCTCTGCAGCCCGGGAGTATGTCTGA
- the LOC100230866 gene encoding claudin-16-like yields the protein MSAALQVTAFGLTLLSTLFLLLATCTDCWMVNADDSLEVSHKCRGLWRECVTNMQDGVRTCDQYDSILADHPVKIVVTRTLMIMADLLAGLALATLVLGLDCITFLKEDPCVKLKMRYGAGVILCAGSILGLTGSVWYAVDVYMERVMLVSHNIFLGVHYDFGWSCWLGMAGSTGCFVASVLLTCCLYACTGQSVSFHPNLS from the exons ATgagtgcagccctgcaggtgacAGCATTTGGTCTCACTCTTCTCTCAAcactcttcctcctcctggccACGTGCACGGACTGCTGGATGGTCAATGCTGATGACAGCTTGGAG GTAAGTCACAAATGCCGGGGCCTTTGGAGAGAGTGTGTCACCAACATGCAGGATGGGGTCAGGACCTGCGACCAATATGACTCAATTCTGGCTGACCACCCAG TGAAGATTGTGGTGACACGGACCCTGATGATCATGGCAGATCTCCTGGCTGGCCTGGCTTTGGCTACACTGGTCCTTGGACTTGACTGCATCACGTTCCTCAAGGAAGATCCTTGTGTTAAACTGAAGATGCGCTATGGAGCTGGAGTCATACTCTGCGCTGGGA GCATCCTGGGGCTCACAGGCTCCGTGTGGTATGCAGTGGACGTCTACATGGAGAGGGTCATGCTGGTGTCACACAATATATTCCTGGGAGTCCACTATGACTTTGGGTGGTCATGCTGGCTGGGAATGGCTGGCTCCACGGGATGCTTTGTGGCATCTGTCCTGCTGACCTGCTGTCTCTATGCCTGCACAGGTCAGTCCGTCTCATTCCACCCCAACCTATCTTAA